Proteins encoded together in one Chryseobacterium taklimakanense window:
- a CDS encoding IS982 family transposase: MNNLIQNYEIILKELTKTCNHITTKKQIRLPKMSDLELVALNITAEYMSINSELQLFRCISGTGLDEKIERSVYNRRKRKLFPYIEKIRETLSGKFADFTDVFIVDSTPIEICKISRANRSAICSTDEIKPAFGYCAAQKSRYFGYKLHAVCDKNGIFHSFDFSPANVHDVNYLFDIKENFQNCLLIGDRGYISKELQVDLFNFSKINLSVPMRRNQHGFVEFSRTKSKIRKRIETNISQLCGQFTINTNFAKTFQGLATRIVSKITSFTMIQYLNFFVFKRSLNKLKVNLC; this comes from the coding sequence ATGAACAATCTCATTCAAAACTACGAAATTATTTTAAAAGAATTGACAAAAACCTGCAACCATATCACCACTAAGAAGCAAATCAGACTTCCAAAAATGTCCGACTTGGAACTTGTGGCACTTAATATTACCGCAGAATACATGTCGATTAACTCTGAACTACAGTTGTTTAGGTGTATTTCGGGAACTGGTTTGGACGAAAAGATAGAAAGAAGCGTATATAACAGAAGGAAAAGAAAACTTTTCCCTTACATTGAGAAAATTCGGGAAACTCTGAGCGGAAAGTTTGCAGACTTTACCGACGTCTTCATTGTGGATTCAACACCCATTGAAATATGTAAAATAAGCAGGGCAAATCGTTCCGCAATTTGCTCTACGGATGAAATCAAACCTGCATTTGGATATTGTGCGGCGCAGAAGTCAAGATATTTTGGCTATAAACTACATGCAGTTTGTGATAAGAATGGAATCTTTCACTCTTTTGATTTTTCGCCCGCAAATGTCCACGATGTAAATTATCTTTTCGATATTAAAGAAAATTTTCAAAATTGTTTATTAATCGGAGACAGAGGATATATCAGCAAAGAATTGCAAGTGGATTTATTCAATTTCTCCAAGATTAACCTTTCGGTTCCTATGCGCAGGAATCAACATGGTTTTGTGGAGTTTTCAAGGACGAAATCAAAAATAAGAAAGAGAATTGAAACCAATATCTCGCAACTGTGCGGACAGTTCACCATAAACACGAACTTTGCAAAAACCTTTCAAGGTCTTGCGACAAGAATAGTGTCAAAAATAACTTCTTTCACAATGATTCAATACCTGAATTTCTTCGTGTTTAAAAGAAGTTTAAATAAACTAAAAGTTAATTTGTGCTAA
- a CDS encoding trigger factor produces the protein MKVTAQNHDEVSALLTVTIDKADYKDKVEKQLHNYAKNAQVPGFRKGKVPMSMVRKQYEAPVSFEEINKQVSEALNNYVNENNLKLVGQPVPVPVDDLDFNAEQLSVAFEVGYEPDFKIDLAKYEAPHYKVEASDKEIGQSIENMQKRFAEREEQEKIGKDSYVTLQVSQVVEADAEGEHHHHPKTVTISKDNKEAYDLVKKLKKDETLKVSKADVQANEELAKQLGFSKDEAEHLHHDELEVKVVDIYGLKLHELNQELFDKVYGEGNITSEEELRNKVKAELDEFFQQNADVHFVNKILEQVNEKEEVKLPEAFLTKWLMFSNQNITSEEQAKEVLEAEKNQVKYQIIEGKLMNDNDIKLDYADVLAQAEQLVRNQLAIYGIHHLPDEEIQKYAVEMLKDQNRIQQISSEVAMSKLKDVILEKATKKETAISHDEFLEELKK, from the coding sequence ATGAAGGTTACAGCACAAAATCACGATGAGGTAAGTGCATTGCTTACGGTTACAATAGACAAGGCTGATTATAAAGACAAAGTGGAAAAACAGCTGCACAACTATGCTAAAAATGCGCAGGTGCCAGGTTTCAGAAAAGGAAAAGTTCCGATGAGCATGGTAAGAAAGCAGTATGAGGCTCCAGTTTCTTTCGAGGAGATCAACAAGCAGGTTTCTGAAGCGCTGAACAACTATGTAAACGAAAACAACCTGAAGCTTGTGGGCCAGCCGGTACCGGTGCCAGTGGATGATTTGGACTTTAATGCAGAGCAGCTTTCTGTAGCTTTCGAGGTGGGTTACGAACCGGATTTCAAAATTGATCTTGCTAAATACGAAGCGCCACACTATAAAGTAGAAGCTTCTGATAAAGAAATCGGGCAAAGCATCGAAAACATGCAGAAGAGATTTGCTGAGAGAGAGGAGCAGGAAAAAATCGGTAAAGATTCTTATGTAACACTTCAGGTTTCGCAGGTTGTAGAGGCTGATGCAGAAGGCGAGCACCATCACCATCCTAAGACAGTTACGATAAGCAAAGACAATAAAGAAGCTTATGACCTGGTGAAAAAACTTAAGAAAGACGAAACCCTTAAGGTTTCTAAAGCTGATGTTCAGGCTAACGAAGAATTGGCAAAACAGCTTGGTTTCTCGAAGGATGAGGCGGAGCACCTTCACCACGATGAGCTTGAAGTGAAAGTGGTTGACATCTACGGACTGAAGCTCCACGAGCTGAACCAGGAATTGTTTGATAAAGTTTATGGTGAAGGAAACATTACATCGGAAGAAGAACTTAGAAATAAAGTGAAAGCTGAGCTTGACGAGTTCTTCCAGCAGAATGCAGACGTACATTTCGTCAACAAAATCCTGGAGCAGGTTAACGAAAAGGAGGAAGTAAAACTTCCGGAAGCGTTCCTTACAAAATGGTTAATGTTCAGCAACCAGAACATCACTTCCGAAGAGCAGGCTAAAGAAGTTCTGGAAGCCGAAAAAAATCAGGTGAAGTACCAGATCATCGAAGGGAAACTGATGAATGACAACGATATTAAGTTGGATTATGCTGATGTGTTGGCACAGGCAGAACAGTTGGTGAGAAACCAGCTGGCCATCTACGGAATACACCATTTACCGGATGAAGAAATCCAGAAATACGCTGTGGAGATGCTGAAAGACCAAAACCGGATTCAGCAGATCTCTTCAGAAGTAGCCATGTCTAAACTGAAAGACGTTATTCTTGAAAAAGCGACTAAAAAAGAAACTGCCATTTCTCATGATGAGTTTTTGGAAGAGCTTAAGAAATAA
- a CDS encoding TonB-dependent receptor, which produces MKLLLNFVCFLVGITLFNAQKTYTVSGTVQDFHDKTFLKDARVTIGEKSTITDAQGRFTIRGISEGKHNLAAMHPACEPFSEVIEVSENLHITLSLEHHIHDIETVALHRRQTSAGLTTVKTLDHSTIARNSTENLGNILQRISGVSTLKTGNSISKPVIHGLYGSRISIINNGVRMAEQEWGVEHAPSIETTNFERINVIKGSGTLKYSGDAAGGVVVLEPKIFPARDSIMGEVLISGISNGRGAKVGADLAKIWQNRWFVHGAGTYQKLGDLYIPHHTLQNTGTEEHSMNFSFGNRNFVQGFEASYSGISQNFGIFRGSHLGGPEDFYNAVAKGNSVAYYDDFRYKITNPKQEVSHHIAKLEAYKRFYGFGKLSFHYSFQLNNRKEYDLRRGELNDLPSMDLRLITHQAKLEHLIEREKWQLESGISGALQDNYPNPATQARRLIPDYYRYDAGLFSVFQYRFSKKLNAEFGARYDFNRYDAYKYYDENEWERRFENLFSNFVIKRSGSRVLTRPVLDFHNISANAGIKYRPGQNWDLSVNVSRASRTPNAAELFADGLHHSAAIIERGDLSIRKEEVYHFSLSAKGRIPVLKGLEVEINPYLMTSDNFINQVPTGIQNSNRGIFMIWDYLQTKARIYGVDADLELNFTDNFKWNSQVSALRGDDLKNDEPLILMMPLNFKNSLEFSLGKPSKLYFTLENETFLKQNHFPVRNVNLDLIESGQLVTRTLDTSTPPAGYSVFNAAAGMDVFRNFNVNFRINNLLNTEYRDYLNRLRFFAPELGRSLILTLKYNF; this is translated from the coding sequence ATGAAATTACTATTAAATTTCGTGTGTTTCCTTGTGGGAATTACACTTTTTAATGCCCAGAAAACGTACACAGTTTCGGGAACAGTACAGGATTTTCATGACAAAACTTTCCTGAAGGATGCCCGAGTAACCATCGGTGAAAAGTCGACGATTACCGATGCGCAGGGAAGGTTTACCATTAGGGGTATTTCTGAAGGAAAACATAACCTTGCTGCCATGCACCCGGCATGTGAACCGTTTTCGGAAGTGATTGAAGTTTCAGAAAATCTGCACATAACTTTAAGCCTCGAGCATCACATCCACGATATCGAAACGGTGGCCTTGCACCGCCGGCAAACGTCTGCGGGTCTGACGACTGTGAAAACGCTGGATCACAGTACAATTGCCAGGAATTCAACTGAAAATCTGGGAAATATCTTACAGCGAATCTCAGGCGTCAGCACCTTGAAAACCGGAAACAGCATATCGAAACCTGTAATTCACGGGCTTTATGGGAGCCGCATCTCGATCATCAATAACGGTGTGAGGATGGCAGAACAGGAATGGGGCGTGGAACATGCGCCAAGCATTGAAACTACCAATTTTGAGAGGATCAATGTCATAAAGGGTTCAGGAACACTGAAATACAGTGGCGATGCTGCGGGCGGTGTAGTGGTTCTGGAGCCCAAAATCTTTCCTGCAAGAGATTCCATCATGGGCGAAGTTTTAATCTCCGGAATTTCGAACGGGCGGGGTGCTAAAGTTGGCGCAGATTTGGCAAAAATCTGGCAAAACCGGTGGTTTGTGCACGGTGCCGGGACTTATCAGAAACTTGGCGATTTGTACATCCCTCACCATACGCTGCAAAATACCGGAACGGAGGAACATTCGATGAATTTTTCCTTTGGTAACCGGAATTTTGTGCAGGGTTTTGAAGCCAGCTACAGCGGCATCAGCCAGAATTTTGGAATTTTCAGAGGGTCGCATTTGGGTGGACCGGAAGATTTCTACAATGCGGTTGCCAAGGGAAATTCTGTGGCTTATTATGATGATTTCCGGTACAAAATCACGAATCCAAAGCAGGAAGTCAGCCATCACATTGCCAAACTTGAAGCTTATAAAAGGTTTTATGGTTTTGGTAAACTGTCATTTCACTATTCTTTTCAGTTGAATAACCGGAAAGAATATGATTTGCGGAGAGGTGAACTGAATGATTTGCCATCGATGGATCTGCGTCTGATAACGCATCAGGCAAAACTGGAACATCTCATTGAGCGCGAAAAATGGCAGCTGGAAAGCGGAATTTCAGGCGCGCTGCAGGATAATTATCCGAATCCCGCCACGCAGGCAAGACGGCTGATCCCGGATTATTACCGCTATGATGCAGGCCTGTTTTCAGTTTTTCAGTACCGATTTTCAAAAAAGCTGAATGCTGAATTTGGTGCCCGGTATGACTTTAACCGATATGATGCCTACAAATATTACGATGAAAACGAATGGGAGAGAAGGTTTGAAAATCTTTTTTCAAACTTTGTGATCAAAAGAAGCGGCAGCAGAGTGCTGACGAGGCCGGTGCTGGATTTTCACAATATTTCTGCAAATGCGGGAATCAAGTACAGACCCGGCCAGAACTGGGATTTAAGTGTGAATGTTTCCCGGGCAAGCCGTACACCAAATGCGGCGGAGCTTTTTGCGGACGGGCTTCACCATTCGGCGGCGATTATTGAACGCGGTGATTTATCAATCAGGAAAGAGGAAGTTTATCATTTCAGTCTTTCAGCAAAGGGGAGAATTCCGGTGTTGAAAGGACTTGAGGTAGAAATAAATCCATATCTGATGACTTCTGACAATTTCATTAACCAGGTGCCGACGGGAATCCAGAATTCAAACCGGGGGATCTTTATGATCTGGGATTATCTTCAGACCAAAGCAAGGATTTATGGCGTAGATGCAGATCTGGAACTGAATTTTACAGATAATTTCAAGTGGAATTCTCAGGTTTCAGCATTGCGTGGCGATGACCTGAAAAATGATGAACCGCTGATCCTGATGATGCCGTTAAATTTCAAAAACTCCCTGGAATTCAGCTTAGGAAAACCGTCGAAATTATATTTCACTCTGGAAAATGAAACTTTCCTGAAACAAAACCATTTCCCGGTCCGGAATGTAAACCTGGACCTGATCGAAAGTGGTCAACTGGTCACCAGAACTCTGGATACTTCCACACCGCCGGCAGGGTACAGTGTTTTTAATGCTGCTGCAGGAATGGATGTTTTCAGAAATTTCAATGTCAATTTCAGAATCAATAATCTTTTGAATACAGAATACCGCGATTATCTCAACAGACTGAGGTTTTTCGCACCGGAATTGGGCAGAAGCCTGATTCTTACCCTTAAATATAACTTTTAA